TCATCCTTGAGGTCATCGACGATGACTTTTACCGCGCCTGTCTTCAGTGCCCTCTTCTTATAAGAAGCAAAATCGGACCCCTGCCCGACGTCCGCCATATAGGCGATTACGTCATAGCCTCTATTCGTCAGCCATTTTATGATCACAGACGTATCTAACCCGCCGGAATACGCAAGAACAACTTTCTCTCTCATCTTAAATTCTCCCGATCACTTTAAAAGTTTTAACAGTATCGCTTTCTGCACATGCATCCTGTTCTCTGCCTGGTCATAGACTATAGAGTGTCTGGAATCCATGACGGAATCGGATATCTCCTGTCCGCGGTGAGCCGGAAGACAATGCATAACGGCATGCGTCTTCTTCGCCAGCTTCACAAGTTTATCGTTCAGCTGGAAACGCTTAAATTCCCTTATTCTCTTAGCCGCCTCTTTCTCCTGGCCCATACTCACCCAGACGTCCGTATAAAGAACATCCGCGTCCCTTGCCGCTCTCTTAGGATCGTTGGAGATATCCAGATTCGCCCCGGACTTCGCGGCAAACGCTCTTGCTATGCTTATCACTTCCTTATCGGGAGCATAATGTTTGGGCGTCGCGACCTTCATGTCGATGCCGAGCTTCGAGGCAAGGCACATCAGCGAATTCAACACATTATTACCATCGCCGATGTAGCTTATCGTGATGCGCTCCAGCGTCCCGAACTTCTCTTCTATGGTGAATATATCACCCAGCGCCTGGCACGGATGCGCCATATCGCTCAATCCGTTGATGATAGGGATCGACGCATATCGCGCGAGCTCCTCTATGACCTCATGCTTGTAGGTCCGGGCAACTATCCCGTTCAGGTATCGCGATAACACGCATGCCACATCCTTTACCGATTCCCTGCCGCCCATCCCTATCTCGCTTGAGCCCAGATATATAGAATGGCCCCCCATCTGGAACATGCCTATCTCAAAAGAGACACGAGTCCTGTTCGACGGTTTCTGGAAAATAAGGCCTATCGACTTACCCTTAAGCGCGTCCTGATATCTGGAGGGGTTGGCCTTTATATCTTCGGCTAAATTGATTATTTCAAAGATCTCCTGAGAACCGAGGTCCTGTATTGATAGCAGATCTTTTTTCATCTCAAAAACCCTCTTTTCTTTATTTAAAACTTTGCCAGCACCTTATCGAGTATCGCGATCGCTTTGTCAATTTCGGCTTTGGCGACCGTCATCGGAGGCATTATGCGAAGCAC
The genomic region above belongs to Candidatus Omnitrophota bacterium and contains:
- the argF gene encoding ornithine carbamoyltransferase, coding for MKKDLLSIQDLGSQEIFEIINLAEDIKANPSRYQDALKGKSIGLIFQKPSNRTRVSFEIGMFQMGGHSIYLGSSEIGMGGRESVKDVACVLSRYLNGIVARTYKHEVIEELARYASIPIINGLSDMAHPCQALGDIFTIEEKFGTLERITISYIGDGNNVLNSLMCLASKLGIDMKVATPKHYAPDKEVISIARAFAAKSGANLDISNDPKRAARDADVLYTDVWVSMGQEKEAAKRIREFKRFQLNDKLVKLAKKTHAVMHCLPAHRGQEISDSVMDSRHSIVYDQAENRMHVQKAILLKLLK